One stretch of Riemerella columbina DNA includes these proteins:
- a CDS encoding T9SS type B sorting domain-containing protein — MKKHHLLFFFGLLLSFQSIYIKAQNCPRLKSESGEEDKVLINCSNSANSCVNLVADFPVLKGTEVYQVQSRSFSQSKALDDGTSIGMYQNETKVKDAYVKKISFSDASIFGAHPFKFSYFGKVYSSFLISSNGFITFNDLLEVGDFSSPYISGAQIPSQYLPKLSIFGVFQSLEFDKGVGDIKVKVEGVAPCRKLIISFYKGKIAETNHLVSSQIILNELSSDVEVYVENRPIITGRAKSKDAVIGLTDDANSGIAAPRRNTGNWAATKDGWLFRGAGEEMKKTIFWFEDGQHLNSGAYNNRTTVKVCPQNLSQKYKAKAQYETKFGFVLETDKSIEVGFDSYYPFSKNYVEVFCGASRTLYQSEYNAKITPNPVANFNFKYYPTEEKARNGDADYLNPAQPITANEVYYVRVENKNNPSCFSVASLKVGDAQAAQKTNTVRVCEDDKKGFKLSKLLCQLLDSGLEYQSPRFFINSPNSEEVREADLENNTKIYLKVTIPSCGEVTYGPISVNFSPGPPIEDIPQPILINLCDIVTQGNPTLKETNFNWVQFFEDSNIVITQEPDVNITVHATEKEAKNNQNPMSYILEKKGNGDYTYDVWVRVQPMVTTASTDDCDAPCFSIVQLSIKVIFDKIIINVEDADEDRAPDDPEVFDDESADIYLCKTDQATRTVDISADADQVIKLITTGNNIKRTFHESYRDADNLDQVGISDQQTIPANQNKTYYIRYKIDDGTLTSPDDPGCYVVVPLNYNIIDFPIKAAGTIFPICSSTQNETVQLKDYDRAILGNMWRELPQPTILYYDNAAASGAPIDNLTLTEYNQPKSVWTVVTSGYNPSCQSEPTEYQFRMVQNPVLDQNQQSILIECDNNNDGVTRFNLTDLNDGFVSNSSQYEIKYYRSYDRNTNRLSGEISAEQAQNFEIDASGEQSIYYSFSLPGTPCFSVAQADFKVNITKRPIVLKAHKGLIKCTGYTYEVKFNLEKIIPKVYDDSNLDYDTFITNVTFYETEADANQGLNAISGYQNYTLNTSDVKKIFWVRFESTEGCYSVVSFIIKVVNATDLKFSNEEMEVHLCEYQFSGAFKIDLRAWLDQQIENSEEGNSFLNDYEATLSAEYNFYLENPVANAMAVALTLDEEHHFQPDAQHYPYIYIKARADDEDCFQIAKITFSFADTAFIEIQSPEICREDTIDLTFVKQDSRINPNSELTFYRNQEDLIQDKNAIETPESYQYEEGIDEIIVKIIDSNAPCPQKAKIKLRLKPAPEFSIEPEFFICPTAPGIEVAPDLSQTAAVGLTPELLIWELPDGSQVIKNYPETQLKITEVGQYQLTVKANNGCQVSKSFIVTPYDIPTIDRLMVDGNTVTVVVDTPEPDKTLLYTYEGLGEWQESPVFHQVPYGVATFYARNDGIDCNSLPYATLVLHKTNVITPNGDGKNDIWTLDNLQVFGGQKVQLIIIDRYNRTVFNQSSNESIVWNGYFEGRVLPESTYWYQLTLPDGRVLSGWILLRNK, encoded by the coding sequence ATGAAAAAACATCATTTACTTTTTTTCTTTGGTTTATTATTATCCTTTCAGTCCATTTATATTAAAGCTCAAAATTGCCCTAGATTAAAGAGTGAATCTGGGGAGGAGGATAAGGTGTTAATCAATTGTTCTAATAGTGCCAACTCTTGTGTTAATTTAGTCGCTGATTTTCCAGTGCTTAAGGGTACGGAGGTTTACCAAGTTCAGTCACGGTCTTTTTCCCAGAGTAAGGCATTGGATGATGGCACTTCTATTGGGATGTACCAAAATGAAACTAAAGTAAAAGATGCTTATGTTAAGAAAATTAGCTTTTCTGATGCCTCTATTTTTGGTGCGCATCCGTTTAAGTTTTCCTATTTTGGCAAGGTCTATTCTTCATTTTTGATTAGTAGTAATGGTTTTATCACCTTTAATGACCTTTTAGAAGTAGGAGATTTTAGTAGTCCTTATATTTCGGGGGCACAAATACCGTCACAATATCTCCCAAAGTTATCCATATTTGGTGTATTCCAGAGTTTGGAATTTGATAAAGGGGTAGGGGATATTAAAGTAAAAGTGGAAGGTGTAGCGCCGTGTAGAAAACTTATCATCAGCTTCTATAAAGGAAAAATAGCAGAGACCAATCATTTGGTGTCATCTCAAATTATTCTTAATGAACTGTCTAGTGATGTGGAAGTTTATGTAGAGAATAGACCTATAATCACAGGACGGGCAAAGAGTAAAGATGCCGTAATTGGACTAACGGATGATGCCAATAGCGGCATAGCGGCACCGAGAAGAAATACAGGGAACTGGGCAGCAACAAAGGACGGCTGGCTCTTTAGAGGCGCAGGGGAAGAAATGAAGAAAACCATATTCTGGTTTGAGGATGGGCAGCACCTCAACAGTGGTGCGTATAATAACCGTACGACTGTCAAAGTATGTCCACAGAATTTATCACAAAAATATAAAGCGAAGGCTCAATATGAAACTAAATTTGGCTTTGTCTTAGAAACGGATAAGAGTATAGAGGTAGGTTTTGATTCGTATTATCCATTTTCAAAAAACTATGTTGAGGTTTTTTGCGGCGCTTCAAGAACGCTCTACCAGTCAGAATATAATGCTAAAATAACACCTAACCCAGTTGCTAATTTTAATTTTAAATATTATCCTACCGAGGAAAAAGCCAGAAATGGAGACGCCGATTATTTGAATCCAGCACAGCCAATTACCGCGAATGAAGTTTATTATGTAAGGGTGGAAAATAAAAATAACCCTTCTTGTTTTTCTGTTGCATCTTTAAAGGTAGGGGATGCCCAAGCCGCACAGAAAACCAATACAGTTCGGGTCTGTGAAGATGATAAGAAAGGTTTTAAACTCAGCAAACTACTCTGTCAGCTATTAGATTCGGGGTTAGAATATCAGTCGCCACGGTTTTTTATTAACTCACCAAACTCAGAAGAGGTAAGAGAAGCTGATTTAGAAAACAATACGAAAATCTACCTTAAGGTGACCATCCCTTCTTGTGGGGAAGTGACTTATGGACCAATAAGCGTTAATTTTTCGCCAGGGCCGCCTATAGAAGATATACCACAGCCTATCTTGATCAACTTATGCGATATTGTGACCCAAGGCAACCCTACTTTAAAAGAGACTAATTTTAATTGGGTTCAGTTTTTTGAAGACAGCAACATTGTGATTACTCAAGAACCGGATGTCAATATTACAGTGCACGCGACAGAGAAAGAGGCTAAGAACAATCAAAACCCAATGAGTTATATATTGGAGAAAAAAGGCAATGGTGATTATACCTATGATGTTTGGGTGCGCGTACAACCGATGGTGACCACGGCAAGCACTGATGATTGCGATGCGCCTTGTTTCAGTATTGTTCAGTTATCTATAAAAGTGATTTTTGATAAAATTATAATCAATGTAGAAGATGCGGATGAAGATAGAGCTCCAGACGACCCAGAGGTATTTGATGATGAAAGTGCGGACATCTATTTGTGTAAAACAGACCAAGCCACCAGAACAGTAGATATATCGGCAGATGCAGATCAGGTGATCAAGCTCATTACCACGGGAAATAACATCAAAAGAACATTCCACGAAAGCTATAGAGATGCTGATAATTTAGACCAAGTAGGCATTTCTGACCAACAAACAATTCCGGCTAACCAGAATAAAACCTATTATATAAGATATAAAATAGATGATGGGACACTCACCTCTCCTGATGACCCAGGTTGCTATGTAGTGGTGCCATTAAATTATAATATTATTGATTTTCCTATTAAAGCTGCGGGAACGATATTTCCTATTTGCTCTAGTACACAGAACGAAACGGTTCAGTTAAAAGATTATGATAGAGCTATATTAGGAAATATGTGGAGAGAGTTACCACAGCCCACCATTTTATATTATGATAATGCGGCAGCTAGCGGCGCGCCAATCGATAATTTAACATTAACAGAATATAATCAACCTAAAAGCGTTTGGACGGTGGTTACTTCGGGCTATAATCCAAGTTGCCAGTCTGAACCTACAGAATACCAATTTAGAATGGTTCAGAATCCAGTTTTGGACCAGAACCAACAATCTATATTAATAGAATGCGATAATAATAATGATGGAGTTACCAGATTTAATCTAACTGATCTTAATGATGGATTTGTTAGCAATTCTAGCCAATATGAGATAAAATACTACCGTAGTTATGATAGAAACACCAATAGGCTAAGTGGAGAGATTTCTGCAGAGCAAGCTCAAAATTTTGAAATTGATGCATCAGGAGAGCAGAGCATATACTATAGTTTTTCATTGCCAGGTACACCATGTTTTTCTGTAGCGCAGGCAGATTTTAAAGTTAATATAACAAAGCGCCCAATAGTACTTAAAGCTCATAAAGGACTGATTAAGTGTACAGGTTATACCTACGAAGTGAAATTTAATTTGGAAAAAATTATCCCAAAGGTATATGATGATTCTAATTTAGATTATGATACTTTTATTACCAATGTAACATTCTACGAAACTGAAGCAGACGCCAACCAAGGGCTAAATGCTATCAGTGGTTATCAAAACTATACCCTTAATACGAGTGATGTTAAAAAGATATTTTGGGTAAGGTTTGAGTCTACAGAAGGTTGCTACTCGGTTGTTTCTTTCATTATTAAGGTAGTGAATGCCACAGATTTAAAATTCTCTAATGAAGAAATGGAAGTTCACCTTTGTGAGTACCAATTTAGTGGCGCATTTAAGATTGATTTAAGAGCGTGGCTTGACCAACAGATAGAAAATAGTGAAGAAGGCAACAGCTTCCTAAATGATTATGAAGCCACATTGAGTGCTGAATATAATTTCTATTTAGAAAATCCAGTAGCTAATGCAATGGCGGTCGCTTTAACTTTAGATGAAGAACACCATTTTCAGCCAGACGCCCAGCATTATCCATATATTTATATAAAAGCTAGGGCAGATGACGAAGACTGTTTCCAAATTGCTAAAATAACTTTTAGCTTTGCAGATACTGCATTTATAGAAATTCAATCTCCAGAGATATGTAGAGAAGATACCATAGACCTCACCTTTGTAAAGCAAGATTCAAGAATTAACCCTAATTCAGAATTAACATTTTATAGAAACCAAGAAGATTTAATTCAGGATAAAAACGCTATAGAGACCCCCGAAAGCTATCAATATGAAGAAGGCATTGATGAAATCATCGTGAAAATTATAGATAGCAATGCACCATGTCCTCAAAAAGCGAAAATTAAGTTGAGATTAAAGCCTGCACCAGAATTCTCCATTGAACCAGAGTTTTTTATATGCCCAACCGCACCAGGGATAGAGGTAGCGCCAGACTTATCTCAAACAGCAGCCGTGGGGCTCACACCAGAATTATTGATATGGGAGTTGCCAGATGGTAGTCAGGTGATCAAAAATTATCCAGAAACACAACTTAAAATCACAGAGGTCGGACAATATCAGTTAACCGTTAAAGCCAATAATGGATGCCAAGTTTCCAAAAGCTTTATAGTTACCCCTTATGATATTCCTACCATAGATCGTTTGATGGTGGATGGGAATACTGTAACCGTTGTAGTAGATACACCAGAGCCAGATAAAACTCTGTTATACACTTATGAAGGATTAGGCGAGTGGCAGGAATCTCCTGTTTTTCACCAAGTGCCTTATGGGGTAGCCACATTCTATGCAAGAAATGATGGTATAGACTGTAATAGCCTGCCATACGCCACTTTGGTATTGCATAAAACCAATGTTATTACCCCTAATGGTGATGGCAAGAACGATATTTGGACTTTGGATAACCTCCAAGTATTTGGAGGGCAGAAGGTGCAGCTCATTATTATAGATAGATACAACAGAACGGTATTCAATCAATCTTCTAACGAGAGCATTGTTTGGAACGGCTATTTTGAAGGTCGGGTGCTCCCAGAGTCTACCTATTGGTATCAGCTAACTTTGCCAGATGGTAGAGTGCTTTCGGGTTGGATTTTATTACGCAATAAATAG
- the der gene encoding ribosome biogenesis GTPase Der — translation MSNIVAIVGRPNVGKSTLFNRLLERREAIVDSTAGVTRDRHYGKSDWNGVEFTVIDTGGYDVGSDDVFEEEIRHQVQLAVEEATSIIFMLNVEEGLTDTDREIYEMLRRSNKPIYIVVNKVDSAKEELPATEFYQLGIDKYYTLSSATGSGTGDLLDDVVAGFPTTEYKDPFEGLPKITIVGRPNVGKSTLTNALLDNKRNIVTDVAGTTRDSIETLYNKFGHEFVLVDTAGMRKKSKVSENLEFYSVMRSVRAIENSDVVVIMVDATQGWESQDMNIFGIAKKNRKGIVILVNKWDLVEKETNTMRDFENAIKERIGQFNDIPILFISALTKQRILKAVEVAMEVYENRKKKIKTSKLNEVMLPIFEQTPPPATKGKYIKIKYCVQLPTPSPQFVFFCNLPQYVKEPYKRFTENQLRKAFGFQGVPIEVYFRQK, via the coding sequence ATGTCAAATATCGTGGCAATTGTAGGACGCCCTAATGTAGGCAAGTCCACATTATTTAACAGGCTTCTGGAAAGGAGAGAAGCCATAGTAGATTCCACGGCGGGCGTGACCAGAGACCGCCATTACGGAAAATCCGATTGGAACGGTGTAGAATTTACCGTGATCGATACAGGGGGGTATGATGTAGGCTCTGATGATGTCTTTGAAGAAGAAATACGCCACCAAGTTCAGCTGGCGGTAGAGGAGGCCACCTCCATCATTTTTATGCTCAATGTAGAAGAAGGGCTGACCGATACCGATAGAGAAATCTACGAAATGCTAAGGCGCTCTAATAAACCTATCTACATCGTGGTAAATAAGGTTGATTCAGCCAAAGAAGAACTTCCCGCTACCGAGTTCTACCAACTGGGGATAGACAAATATTACACCCTATCCTCCGCAACAGGCTCTGGCACTGGAGATTTGTTGGATGATGTGGTGGCAGGCTTCCCAACCACGGAGTATAAGGACCCCTTTGAGGGCTTACCTAAAATTACGATTGTGGGGCGCCCTAATGTCGGCAAATCCACGCTGACCAATGCCCTATTAGACAATAAAAGAAATATCGTGACCGATGTTGCAGGCACCACGCGAGACAGCATAGAGACGCTGTACAACAAGTTTGGACACGAGTTTGTGCTGGTAGATACCGCAGGGATGCGCAAAAAATCTAAAGTCAGTGAGAATTTAGAATTCTACTCCGTGATGCGCTCCGTGCGGGCGATAGAAAACTCAGATGTGGTGGTGATTATGGTAGATGCCACCCAAGGCTGGGAGTCGCAGGATATGAACATCTTCGGCATCGCTAAGAAAAACCGCAAGGGCATTGTGATTTTGGTGAATAAATGGGATTTAGTAGAGAAGGAAACCAACACGATGCGAGATTTTGAAAACGCCATAAAAGAACGCATAGGGCAGTTTAATGATATCCCTATTCTGTTCATCTCTGCCCTAACCAAACAGCGGATTCTCAAAGCCGTAGAAGTAGCGATGGAGGTTTATGAAAACCGTAAAAAGAAAATCAAAACCTCTAAACTCAATGAGGTGATGCTCCCAATCTTTGAGCAAACACCACCGCCAGCCACCAAAGGGAAATACATTAAAATAAAGTACTGTGTGCAGTTGCCTACGCCATCGCCGCAGTTTGTATTTTTCTGTAACCTGCCGCAGTATGTTAAGGAGCCCTACAAACGCTTTACAGAAAACCAACTCCGCAAAGCCTTCGGCTTTCAGGGCGTACCCATAGAGGTCTACTTCCGACAAAAATAA
- a CDS encoding pyridoxal phosphate-dependent aminotransferase, producing MPKISQRAAHMPASPIRKLVPYALAAKQKGVKVYHLNIGQPDINTPEAALEELKNIHLKVLEYALSEGNLDYREALATYYQSLGFSDITTEHFIVTNGGSEALNFALSTLCDEGDEIIIPEPYYANYNGFSNHIKVKVVAVPSSIENGFALPSIEAFEEKITDRTKAILICNPGNPTGYLYTKEELAQLAQIALKHDVVIISDEVYREYVYDGEKQTSMLAFPELKEHCIIIDSESKRYSMCGVRIGCMVTRSKTIKDAAMKFAQARLSPVLIGQIIATKAHQNDHAYISEVREEYTKRRNLLVKLLNEIPGVYCPMPKGAFYCMVELPVDDAEKFAQWLLESYEHNKETIMVAPAGGFYSNPELGKKQVRMAYVLNEADLKRSAEILKDALEKYNRQ from the coding sequence ATGCCAAAAATATCTCAAAGAGCGGCTCATATGCCTGCATCGCCTATCAGAAAGTTAGTCCCTTATGCCTTAGCAGCGAAACAAAAGGGCGTTAAAGTCTACCACCTGAACATCGGTCAGCCCGATATTAACACCCCAGAGGCGGCATTAGAAGAGCTGAAAAACATCCACCTCAAAGTCTTAGAATATGCCCTCTCCGAAGGTAATTTAGACTACCGCGAGGCACTGGCAACTTATTACCAAAGCTTAGGCTTTTCGGATATTACCACAGAGCACTTCATCGTGACCAATGGTGGCTCCGAGGCGCTTAACTTTGCCCTCTCTACCCTCTGTGATGAGGGCGATGAAATCATCATCCCAGAGCCTTATTACGCCAACTACAACGGATTTTCTAACCACATCAAAGTCAAAGTAGTGGCAGTGCCTTCTTCCATAGAAAACGGCTTTGCCCTCCCAAGTATAGAGGCTTTTGAAGAAAAAATAACCGATAGAACTAAAGCCATCTTGATCTGTAACCCGGGCAATCCTACAGGCTACCTCTACACCAAAGAAGAGCTGGCACAACTGGCACAGATAGCCCTAAAACACGATGTGGTGATCATCTCTGATGAGGTCTACCGTGAGTATGTTTATGACGGTGAGAAGCAAACCTCTATGCTGGCATTCCCAGAGCTGAAGGAGCATTGTATCATCATCGATTCGGAATCTAAGCGCTATTCTATGTGTGGGGTGCGCATCGGCTGTATGGTCACCCGTTCAAAAACGATTAAAGATGCCGCGATGAAGTTCGCACAAGCGCGCCTCAGTCCTGTGCTGATAGGGCAAATTATCGCTACCAAAGCCCACCAGAACGACCACGCCTACATCTCCGAAGTTCGAGAAGAATACACCAAGCGCAGAAATCTATTAGTAAAACTCCTTAACGAAATCCCTGGGGTGTACTGCCCAATGCCGAAGGGGGCTTTCTACTGTATGGTGGAGCTGCCTGTGGATGATGCGGAGAAATTTGCGCAGTGGCTTTTAGAATCTTATGAACACAACAAAGAAACCATTATGGTGGCTCCTGCGGGCGGCTTTTATTCTAATCCAGAATTAGGGAAAAAGCAAGTGCGGATGGCGTATGTCCTCAACGAGGCAGACCTCAAACGCAGTGCCGAGATTCTTAAAGATGCTTTAGAAAAGTATAACCGCCAATAG
- the murB gene encoding UDP-N-acetylmuramate dehydrogenase, with translation MMSAIKTNQSLKPYNTFGVEASARYFAEVHTVEALKTLLQNPEFKPLPKLFLGGGSNLLLTQDFEGLVVALQMKGITETLVNDDEVLVTAQAGENWHQFVCYNIERNYGGLENLSLIPGNVGTSPIQNIGAYGVEIKDYFESCEVLNLATLEVETWDRTKCRFGYRDSIFKQEAKGQYIILSVTFRLTRQHHRIRTDYGAIQAELHKMGIAEPTISAVSQAVIAIRTSKLPNPKEIGNAGSFFKNPTISTEQYAKLKQEYPEIPGYEGSQGVKVPAGWLIEKAGWKAKSIGEVATHQHQALVIINATGKASGQEIFDFSTQIIQAVQRQFGITLEREVNVI, from the coding sequence ATGATGAGTGCCATTAAAACCAACCAATCGCTAAAGCCGTACAATACCTTTGGGGTAGAGGCTTCGGCGCGTTATTTTGCAGAAGTCCATACGGTGGAAGCACTAAAAACGCTACTCCAAAATCCAGAGTTCAAGCCTTTGCCTAAGCTCTTTTTGGGCGGTGGGAGCAATCTGTTGCTGACCCAAGATTTTGAAGGCTTGGTGGTGGCGCTCCAGATGAAGGGCATCACAGAAACTCTGGTGAATGATGATGAGGTGCTGGTAACGGCGCAGGCAGGTGAAAATTGGCATCAGTTTGTGTGCTATAACATTGAGAGGAACTACGGCGGATTGGAGAATTTATCCCTCATCCCAGGGAATGTAGGCACCTCGCCGATACAAAACATCGGGGCTTATGGCGTGGAGATTAAAGACTATTTTGAGTCTTGCGAGGTGCTCAACTTAGCCACTTTGGAAGTGGAAACTTGGGACCGCACAAAGTGCCGATTTGGCTACCGAGATTCCATCTTTAAACAGGAAGCCAAGGGGCAGTATATCATTCTTTCGGTTACATTTAGGCTCACGCGCCAGCACCACCGCATCAGAACCGATTATGGCGCTATACAAGCTGAACTCCACAAAATGGGCATAGCGGAGCCGACCATTAGCGCAGTCTCTCAGGCGGTGATCGCCATCAGGACTTCCAAACTTCCCAATCCAAAGGAAATAGGGAATGCAGGGAGTTTTTTTAAAAACCCGACCATTAGCACAGAACAATACGCAAAACTCAAACAAGAATACCCAGAAATACCAGGCTATGAGGGCTCCCAAGGGGTTAAAGTGCCAGCGGGTTGGCTCATAGAAAAAGCGGGATGGAAAGCAAAGTCCATCGGCGAGGTGGCCACGCACCAGCACCAAGCCTTAGTGATTATCAATGCCACGGGCAAGGCATCAGGGCAAGAGATTTTTGATTTCTCCACGCAGATCATCCAAGCTGTCCAGCGGCAGTTCGGCATTACCTTAGAACGAGAGGTTAATGTGATTTAA
- a CDS encoding type III pantothenate kinase yields the protein MNTIVINIGNTNIRFGLFEGENCSLSWVLNTKPYRTKDELFIQFQMMYQSYGIALGSISKVIIGSVVPQMTHDIVKAIEKIHQQVPILVDRNTPSAVQPKSKQMGTDIYANLVAAHHLYPQKKKIIIDFGTALTASCLAENGETLGVIIAPGIITSLNSLVGQTAQLPEIELKKPKTVLGLDTVTCMQSGMMYGFLGMVEGFIDRINEEVEDQCLVIATGGVSHIYKPLTDKIHIADRLHTLKGLYLLGQMAAS from the coding sequence ATGAACACCATTGTTATCAATATCGGGAATACCAATATCCGTTTTGGGCTGTTTGAGGGGGAGAATTGTAGCCTCTCTTGGGTGCTCAATACCAAACCTTATAGAACTAAAGATGAGCTTTTTATACAGTTCCAGATGATGTATCAATCCTATGGGATAGCGCTGGGCAGTATTTCTAAGGTGATTATCGGTTCTGTGGTGCCGCAGATGACCCACGATATTGTAAAAGCGATAGAGAAAATACACCAGCAAGTGCCTATTTTAGTGGATAGAAATACGCCCTCGGCGGTGCAACCGAAGTCCAAACAAATGGGCACGGATATTTACGCCAATCTGGTTGCAGCGCACCACCTCTACCCACAGAAGAAGAAAATCATCATTGATTTTGGCACTGCTCTTACCGCCAGCTGTTTGGCAGAGAATGGCGAGACCCTCGGCGTGATCATCGCTCCTGGGATTATCACCTCGCTGAATTCCTTAGTGGGACAGACCGCACAACTGCCAGAAATAGAACTCAAAAAGCCCAAAACAGTGCTGGGATTGGATACCGTAACTTGTATGCAAAGCGGAATGATGTACGGCTTTCTGGGGATGGTAGAAGGCTTTATCGATAGAATTAACGAAGAGGTGGAAGACCAATGCTTGGTGATTGCTACAGGTGGCGTGTCTCACATCTATAAGCCACTAACAGATAAAATCCACATTGCCGACCGCCTCCATACGCTCAAAGGTTTGTATTTATTAGGACAAATGGCAGCTTCGTGA